In candidate division WOR-3 bacterium, the DNA window TTCCAAGGGAATGCTTCAAAGGTTGGGTATCGCTCAAGCCATGGCAGGAGAACCAAAGCTTCTAATACTGGACGAACCCCTTTCAGGAGTCGATCCTGTGGGTAGAGCGGAGATAAAGGACATGATAAGAAAGCAGAAAGTTTTGGGGAAGACAATTATATTTTCCACCCACACACTTCCGGACATAGAAGAACTCGCCGACGAAATCGGCATAATAGACAAAGGAAAACTTGCTCTTCAGGATTCACTCCTGAACATAACTTCAAAATACCGCAATGTCCATACTCTAGTGATACAATCGAAAAAAAACGATTTGAATTCCCTGGGAGTTGAAAGTCAATTCCAGAATTGCGGAGAAAATTTTTGGAAATTCGAAGGTTCTACAGAAGAGGCGGAAAAGCTTATGAAAGAATGCGGTTCGGCAAATATAAAAACCATAAAGTTCGGACCTTCACTTTCGCCTTTGGAACAGATTTTTGTCGACCTGATAGGATCGAAATGAACAAAATCAGAGCTCTGACCGTCGTCACCGTCAAAGCGCTTCTCAGGGAAAAAACACTTTGGTTTATTTTGATTTTCCCTCTTCTCATGAGCCTCACCCCGATTATTTTAAAGCCTCTCGTGTTGGGGGAATTTGAAAAAATCCTCTACGACTTCGCGAACTCGACTTTTCTTCTAACCGGAATCCTTCTTTCGGTTGTGTCGGGAACCTCCGTTATACAGGCGGAGCTGAAACAAAAGACAATTTACCTGCTTTTGTCCAAGCCCGTCAGAAAAGAACAGTATCTTCTCGGAAAATTTTTCGGAATGTACGCAAGCGTTTTCATCGTCGAATTGGCTGTCGCTTTTCTTTTCCTGGCAGTTTTTCTTCTGACCGGCTCTTCTTTGCACCCTAATTTTTTTCTGACTTTCGCTTTTGTCCAGCTTCAGTTGATAATCGTCTGCGCTCTCAGCGTATTTTTCTTCACTTTCACCACGCCCATAACGGGAGCGGTTTTCACTTTTTTAACTGTCGTTTCAGGTCTTATGCTTTCCTCCGCTTTGAATTTCAGCGACATAAGCGACAAACTAAACCCATTGACCAAAACTATGGTCTCGTTTATTGGCTATTTTCTGCCGGCTTTCTCGGAAATAGACATAAACATCCTCGCCTATCACAGGATACCTCTTGGGGCGGATTTCATACTCGCTTCGGTCTCTTACGCGTTTTTTTATTCCCTTTCCTGTCTCTCCCTGTCTTTCCTGATATTTGAAAGAAGGGAATTCTTATGAATTTTCTGGAAGCTCTAAAATCCTATCCTTCTTTTCTACTCGCCGTTTACTGGTCTTTTTTCGGAGCGTGTCTCGGCTCTTTCGCGAATGTATGCATCTACAGAATTCCCAGAAAAATTTCCATAATCAGACCCAGGTCCTTCTGTCCTCGTTGCGGTCACAAAATACCCTTTTACCTGAACATACCCGTTTTGTCCTACTTTTTTCTGAGGGGAAAATGCCGTTTCTGCGGCGCTAAAATTTCCATAAGATACCCTCTCGTCGAAACTGCGGTAGCCCTTTTGTTTCTTGCGGTTTACCTGATGTTCGGGACATCCTGCGACACACTCAGATTTTCTTTCGCTTTTTTCTTTCTTTTCACGGTGTCGGCTACGGATTTTGACAGGTTCCAAGTTCCCGTAAGGCTGACAGCCGCGGGAGTTTTGACGGGTATTTTGACTTCTTTTCTGCCTAATCTTTTCACATCGCCCCTGGAGAGTTTTTTGGGGACCGTTATCGCGATAGGTTCCGTGGTTCTTTTCAACGACATATTTACCGCGATATTCTCCAGAGAAGGCCTTGGAGACGGCGATGCAAGCGTGGCCGGACTGATAGGAGCATACGCCGGCTGGAAAGCATTCTTTTTCTCTCTTTTTTTCGGAGCCGTTTTCGGAATAATTTTCAGCGTTGTACTTTTCTCCGTTGTAAAAGGCAAACATGATTCGGACTGGAGGGACCCTCAACCGAGGTGGAAAAAAATGCCTTTTGTTCCTTTTATGTTCATCGGTTTCGCCG includes these proteins:
- a CDS encoding ABC transporter ATP-binding protein, giving the protein MDKAVEIKELKKTYRTGFIPKKINALNGLSFSVEQGCIYGLLGPNGAGKTTTMKILTGILKKDSGEALVFGEVAGSMKSRSITGFLPENPVFYPHLTGEEFMELAFDLVGKGKDVKHTEELLDSVGLRESSKNSIRTYSKGMLQRLGIAQAMAGEPKLLILDEPLSGVDPVGRAEIKDMIRKQKVLGKTIIFSTHTLPDIEELADEIGIIDKGKLALQDSLLNITSKYRNVHTLVIQSKKNDLNSLGVESQFQNCGENFWKFEGSTEEAEKLMKECGSANIKTIKFGPSLSPLEQIFVDLIGSK
- a CDS encoding ABC transporter permease subunit, encoding MNKIRALTVVTVKALLREKTLWFILIFPLLMSLTPIILKPLVLGEFEKILYDFANSTFLLTGILLSVVSGTSVIQAELKQKTIYLLLSKPVRKEQYLLGKFFGMYASVFIVELAVAFLFLAVFLLTGSSLHPNFFLTFAFVQLQLIIVCALSVFFFTFTTPITGAVFTFLTVVSGLMLSSALNFSDISDKLNPLTKTMVSFIGYFLPAFSEIDINILAYHRIPLGADFILASVSYAFFYSLSCLSLSFLIFERREFL
- a CDS encoding prepilin peptidase; its protein translation is MNFLEALKSYPSFLLAVYWSFFGACLGSFANVCIYRIPRKISIIRPRSFCPRCGHKIPFYLNIPVLSYFFLRGKCRFCGAKISIRYPLVETAVALLFLAVYLMFGTSCDTLRFSFAFFFLFTVSATDFDRFQVPVRLTAAGVLTGILTSFLPNLFTSPLESFLGTVIAIGSVVLFNDIFTAIFSREGLGDGDASVAGLIGAYAGWKAFFFSLFFGAVFGIIFSVVLFSVVKGKHDSDWRDPQPRWKKMPFVPFMFIGFAVWTFLARFMPGYLPF